One Hordeum vulgare subsp. vulgare chromosome 4H, MorexV3_pseudomolecules_assembly, whole genome shotgun sequence DNA window includes the following coding sequences:
- the LOC123449898 gene encoding ALA-interacting subunit 1-like isoform X1 translates to MYPLEMEGSSNPKASNKPKYSKFTQQELPACKPLLTPGIVIAAFALIGALFVPIGLASLHASRQVVELVHRYDAGCVPVDDKVGFIQNSRTDKTCTITMNVPKYMKSPIHVYYLIDGFYQNHRRYVRSRSDKQLRYKSAVHLISDCVPEGKTADGAPIVPCGLVAWSLFNDTYTVRVNGVVAQVNKKDIAWKSDKNNKFSNNIYPSNFQKGSLIGGAKLNESIPLSEQEDLIVWMRTAALPTFRKLYGRIEKDINANDNVTVVIQNNYNTYSFGGSKALVLSTASWIGGKNNFIGIAYLTIGGLCLSLAMGFLVLYMIKQRTFGDPTNLSWNR, encoded by the exons ATGTATCCTCTGGAGATGGAAGGCAGCTCGAACCCAAAGGCGTCCAACAAGCCCAAGT ATTCCAAGTTTACACAGCAGGAGCTTCCAGCATGCAAGCCACTACTGACACCTGGAATT GTCATTGCTGCCTTTGCGCTCATCGGCGCCCTGTTTGTTCCCATCGGGCTTGCGTCTCTGCATGCGTCACGACAG GTTGTCGAACTGGTGCATAGATATGATGCTGGTTGTGTGCCCGTGGATGACAAGGTTGGGTTCATCCAGAACTCCAGGACTGACAAGACATGCACTATAACAATGAAT GTGCCAAAATACATGAAGAGCCCAATCCACGTCTATTACCTGATTGACGGCTTCTATCAAAACCATCGAAG GTATGTGAGAAGTCGAAGTGACAAACAACTGCGGTATAAGAGCGCTGTACATTTGATATCGGATTGTGTGCCTGAAGGTAAGACCGCTGATGGTGCTCCAATTGTTCCATGTGGCCTTGTTGCTTGGAGTTTGTTCAACGACACATATACAGTTCGGGTCAATGGGGTGGTTGCTCAAGTGAACAAAAAGGACATAGCTTGGAAGAGTGACAAGAACAATAAATTCAGCAATAATATCTATCCCAGTAACTTCCAGAAGGGAAGTCTTATAGGTGGTGCTAAGCTTAATGAGAGCATACCG TTAAGTGAGCAAGAAGATCTCATTGTTTGGATGAGAACCGCTGCGCTCCCAACTTTCAGGAAGCTGTATGGAAGAATTGAGAAAGATATCAATGCAAATGATAATGTAACAGTGGTTATACAGAACAACTATAACACATATAGTTTTGGAGGATCAAAAGCGTTGGTCCTTTCTACTGCATCTTGGATTGGAGGAAAAAACAATTTCATTGGTATTGCATATCTGACTATTGGTGGTCTGTGCCTTTCTCTTGCTATGGGCTTCTTAGTTCTCTACATGATTAAACAAAG GACCTTTGGAGATCCCACGAACCTGTCATGGAATAGATGA
- the LOC123449898 gene encoding ALA-interacting subunit 1-like isoform X2 produces the protein MYPLEMEGSSNPKASNKPKYSKFTQQELPACKPLLTPGIVVELVHRYDAGCVPVDDKVGFIQNSRTDKTCTITMNVPKYMKSPIHVYYLIDGFYQNHRRYVRSRSDKQLRYKSAVHLISDCVPEGKTADGAPIVPCGLVAWSLFNDTYTVRVNGVVAQVNKKDIAWKSDKNNKFSNNIYPSNFQKGSLIGGAKLNESIPLSEQEDLIVWMRTAALPTFRKLYGRIEKDINANDNVTVVIQNNYNTYSFGGSKALVLSTASWIGGKNNFIGIAYLTIGGLCLSLAMGFLVLYMIKQRTFGDPTNLSWNR, from the exons ATGTATCCTCTGGAGATGGAAGGCAGCTCGAACCCAAAGGCGTCCAACAAGCCCAAGT ATTCCAAGTTTACACAGCAGGAGCTTCCAGCATGCAAGCCACTACTGACACCTGGAATT GTTGTCGAACTGGTGCATAGATATGATGCTGGTTGTGTGCCCGTGGATGACAAGGTTGGGTTCATCCAGAACTCCAGGACTGACAAGACATGCACTATAACAATGAAT GTGCCAAAATACATGAAGAGCCCAATCCACGTCTATTACCTGATTGACGGCTTCTATCAAAACCATCGAAG GTATGTGAGAAGTCGAAGTGACAAACAACTGCGGTATAAGAGCGCTGTACATTTGATATCGGATTGTGTGCCTGAAGGTAAGACCGCTGATGGTGCTCCAATTGTTCCATGTGGCCTTGTTGCTTGGAGTTTGTTCAACGACACATATACAGTTCGGGTCAATGGGGTGGTTGCTCAAGTGAACAAAAAGGACATAGCTTGGAAGAGTGACAAGAACAATAAATTCAGCAATAATATCTATCCCAGTAACTTCCAGAAGGGAAGTCTTATAGGTGGTGCTAAGCTTAATGAGAGCATACCG TTAAGTGAGCAAGAAGATCTCATTGTTTGGATGAGAACCGCTGCGCTCCCAACTTTCAGGAAGCTGTATGGAAGAATTGAGAAAGATATCAATGCAAATGATAATGTAACAGTGGTTATACAGAACAACTATAACACATATAGTTTTGGAGGATCAAAAGCGTTGGTCCTTTCTACTGCATCTTGGATTGGAGGAAAAAACAATTTCATTGGTATTGCATATCTGACTATTGGTGGTCTGTGCCTTTCTCTTGCTATGGGCTTCTTAGTTCTCTACATGATTAAACAAAG GACCTTTGGAGATCCCACGAACCTGTCATGGAATAGATGA
- the LOC123449897 gene encoding uncharacterized protein LOC123449897 isoform X2 has product MACRRSAAALLFLHLAASAAAASKPPAVVAGPVSRVEDARLFHIYYGQGFKVIKNAWDGKSYLLMQSTSKMASKTRYCTGRIKSFVVPLANYSVDAAASPVSFFELLGVLENLKGITSPQVASQCVLQAYASGNVQLVNSSDTGKLSQFRAHFMSTDQDKGCNFAAYVPSEEDTPLQRAEWIKYLGTFMNSEDRANAVYDAIKANYLCLSKAAAALSSRFKPVVAWVEFTEGAWTFVRESYKLQYVKDAGAEIVDATITDKRFKVSDPEDMDSLHAILCTVDVVIDQTYASDPAEYKLSTFLDNIDVGRDSCFSFVTNQSIWRFDKRIGNSKTLDWSDGAISQPQLVLADLIEVFFPTGNYTTIYFRNLTKEQKMINKHWRLG; this is encoded by the exons ATGGCGTGCCGCCGGAGCGCGGCGGCGCTGCTGTTTCTGCATCTGGCCGCCTCCGCCGCGGCGGCGAGCAAGCCGCCGGCGGTGGTGGCCGGGCCGGTGTCGCGGGTGGAGGACGCGAGGCTGTTCCACATATACTACGGGCAGGGCTTTAAGGTCATCAAGAACGCCTGGGACGGCAAGAGCTACCTCCTCATGCAG AGCACGTCCAAGATGGCGAGCAAGACGAGGTACTGCACCGGGAGGATCAAGTCCTTCGTCGTCCCCCTCGCCAACTACTCCGTCGACGCCGCCGCTTCTCCAG TGTCCTTCTTCGAG CTACTTGGGGTGCTGGAGAACTTGAAAGGGATCACATCACCTCAGGTGGCCTCCCAGTGCGTGCTCCAGGCATACGCCAGTGGGAATGTGCAGCTTGTCAACAGCTCAGACACAGGCAAGCTCTCCCAGTTTCGTGCACATTTTATGAGCACGGATCAAGATAAGGGTTGCAACTTCGCAGCCTATGTGCCCTCGGAAGAGGACACGCCGTTGCAG AGGGCTGAGTGGATCAAATACCTGGGAACGTTCATGAATTCCGAAGACAGGGCCAATGCAGTATATGATGCA ATTAAGGCAAACTATTTGTGCCTAAGCAAAGCAGCTGCTGCCCTAAGCTCCAGATTCAAGCCTGTAGTAGCATGGGTTGAATTCACAGAG GGAGCGTGGACATTCGTCAGAGAAAGCTACAAGTTACAG TATGTCAAAGATGCAGGAGCAGAAATTGTTGATGCAACTATTACCGATAAGAGATTCAAGGTTTCCGACCCAGAGGACATGGACAGCTTACATGCCATTCTTTGT ACGGTGGATGTGGTCATAGATCAGACATATGCCTCAGATCCTGCAGAGTACAAGCTATCCACATTTTTGGACAATATTGATGTGGGCCGTGACTCTTGTTTTAGTTTCGTAACTAATCAAAGCATATGGAGATTTGATAAAAGAATAGGAAATTCCAAGACACTTG attggtcAGATGGAGCTATCTCCCAGCCCCAGTTGGTTCTTGCTGACCTGATAGAAGTTTTCTTCCCAACGGGGAACTACACAACAATTTACTTCAGGAACCTCACAAAG GAACAGAAGATGATAAACAAGCACTGGAGATTGGGATAG
- the LOC123449897 gene encoding uncharacterized protein LOC123449897 isoform X1 yields MACRRSAAALLFLHLAASAAAASKPPAVVAGPVSRVEDARLFHIYYGQGFKVIKNAWDGKSYLLMQSTSKMASKTRYCTGRIKSFVVPLANYSVDAAASPVSFFELLGVLENLKGITSPQVASQCVLQAYASGNVQLVNSSDTGKLSQFRAHFMSTDQDKGCNFAAYVPSEEDTPLQRAEWIKYLGTFMNSEDRANAVYDAIKANYLCLSKAAAALSSRFKPVVAWVEFTEGAWTFVRESYKLQYVKDAGAEIVDATITDKRFKVSDPEDMDSLHAILCTVDVVIDQTYASDPAEYKLSTFLDNIDVGRDSCFSFVTNQSIWRFDKRIGNSKTLDWSDGAISQPQLVLADLIEVFFPTGNYTTIYFRNLTKEEGVTEIGPEMCTRSISTPMEPMILPCQ; encoded by the exons ATGGCGTGCCGCCGGAGCGCGGCGGCGCTGCTGTTTCTGCATCTGGCCGCCTCCGCCGCGGCGGCGAGCAAGCCGCCGGCGGTGGTGGCCGGGCCGGTGTCGCGGGTGGAGGACGCGAGGCTGTTCCACATATACTACGGGCAGGGCTTTAAGGTCATCAAGAACGCCTGGGACGGCAAGAGCTACCTCCTCATGCAG AGCACGTCCAAGATGGCGAGCAAGACGAGGTACTGCACCGGGAGGATCAAGTCCTTCGTCGTCCCCCTCGCCAACTACTCCGTCGACGCCGCCGCTTCTCCAG TGTCCTTCTTCGAG CTACTTGGGGTGCTGGAGAACTTGAAAGGGATCACATCACCTCAGGTGGCCTCCCAGTGCGTGCTCCAGGCATACGCCAGTGGGAATGTGCAGCTTGTCAACAGCTCAGACACAGGCAAGCTCTCCCAGTTTCGTGCACATTTTATGAGCACGGATCAAGATAAGGGTTGCAACTTCGCAGCCTATGTGCCCTCGGAAGAGGACACGCCGTTGCAG AGGGCTGAGTGGATCAAATACCTGGGAACGTTCATGAATTCCGAAGACAGGGCCAATGCAGTATATGATGCA ATTAAGGCAAACTATTTGTGCCTAAGCAAAGCAGCTGCTGCCCTAAGCTCCAGATTCAAGCCTGTAGTAGCATGGGTTGAATTCACAGAG GGAGCGTGGACATTCGTCAGAGAAAGCTACAAGTTACAG TATGTCAAAGATGCAGGAGCAGAAATTGTTGATGCAACTATTACCGATAAGAGATTCAAGGTTTCCGACCCAGAGGACATGGACAGCTTACATGCCATTCTTTGT ACGGTGGATGTGGTCATAGATCAGACATATGCCTCAGATCCTGCAGAGTACAAGCTATCCACATTTTTGGACAATATTGATGTGGGCCGTGACTCTTGTTTTAGTTTCGTAACTAATCAAAGCATATGGAGATTTGATAAAAGAATAGGAAATTCCAAGACACTTG attggtcAGATGGAGCTATCTCCCAGCCCCAGTTGGTTCTTGCTGACCTGATAGAAGTTTTCTTCCCAACGGGGAACTACACAACAATTTACTTCAGGAACCTCACAAAG GAAGAAGGGGTCACAGAAATTGGCCCTGAAATGTGCACTAGGAGCATATCCACGCCCATGGAGCCTATGATCCTGCCCTGCCAATGA